DNA from Roseimicrobium sp. ORNL1:
CCTCCTTGAATGAGATGTCTCCTGCACCGACGCTGGAGTACTCTTCCCATGCCTGACTGGACTCGCAGCTTTCCGGACGCGGATCACCGTTGGGTGATGGCGCTGCGGCCTGTGGATGACGCGAGGGATTTCTTCGCTGCTCAGGATGCCACGGGTGCCATGCTCGGGGAGCGGGCACGGTGGCTTGCTGAAGAGGAGCAGAAGTATGCAGCTCTGCTTCCAGAAGCAGAGGCTGCGGCGGTGGAAACGTGGGAAATGGCGCGGGCGTGGGGACACGTGTGTGATGATGACGATGGAGACGGACACGTTCCCTCGCCGATGCAAGCCATGCTAAGACTGGGACATGCATGGGAACCTGACCTTGTGTGGATGCACCCGGATGAGACGGGCACGCATCGCCTCGCAGGCGGTGTGGTGTGTTTCCCCAGTTCGTGGGCGTTGCGCGAGAAGCTCGGGCGCATGATGGCAGAAGTGCATGGACCGGTGCCAGCGCTCAATGGGGAACTGGGCAGGCAAATTGATACCTTTCTGCAACGCATGGCACCCGGTGCCGTGTGGCGCAGGGAGAACTGGAGCCTGAGCCGTGATGGTGAGCTCAATCATCATCCATCACACCAGCGACTGAAGCTCGATGCCGGCATCACAGTGCATGATGTGTGGCTGCGGCTGGAGCATCAGTTGCTGATGAAACTTCCGAACTCAGGCAGTGTGCTCTTTGGCATTCGCATCGAGGTGGTGCCGCTAGGTGAGTTGATGCGAGATGAAGAAGCGGCGGCGAGACTGGCTCGGCTGGTAGCCACGATGAGTGAGGAGGCTGCGGCGTACAAAGGACTGGCAACGGCACGTGGGGCGTTGCTTGGGATGTTACGGGGTGAGTCTTGAAGGAGGTTGGACTTTCCAGTCCGACAATGGGCGTTAGGCTTTCCAGCCTGACATTGGCTTTGGCATCGGAATGACTGTTTGCTGAGTTGCTGTCGGGCCGGAAGGCCCAACGCCCACTGTCAGGCCAGAAGGCCTAACCTCCGTGATGAGAAAGAGAACATCGGTGGATGCAGAGCTCCCCCAGCCCGCTATCTTCTGCCGTCTCATCTCACACCATCATGAAGCGTCAGGCCTCTTCCAAAACAGCAGCAGTGCAGCCGGAGCCCAATGCCTTCTCAGGGCTGAATCTGCCCAACCTCCCGGCGGGTACAGGTGCGAAGCCGGTGGATCCAGAGGCTCCACAGTCGCGCTGGAAGATGGGCCGGGTGGTGCTGCAGCGAGAGACAGCGCACCGCGGAGGGAAGACGGTGATTGTGATCAAGGACTTCGCCTCGCACCTCCCGCTCTCGGTGATTGAGACCATCGCAAAGCGTGTGCGCAGCGCGTGCGGATGTGGCGGCACGGTACGGGACCGTCGTGTGGAGATTCAGGGCGACCAGGTGGCCCGCATCCGCGAGGTGCTGGAGGCGGAGGGCTTTGAGGTCGGTGGGGTGAAGGCGTGAGGGCGGTCGATGGTCTAAGGTTGATAGTTGATAGCCTGAGGGAGTTGAGGGTTGGTAGTTGAGAATCGCGATGCCAGAAGTTCCCTCTGGTCGCAGGGGCCTCTGCATTGAATCCTCAGGCGGAGCGCCTCAGTTTTTTCAGGCTATCAACTCCTCACACTACTGCGTCTTGAGGGACTGTCCCTTCTGCGTGGTCGGGTCGGTCTTTTTCACACCCACCTGGCTGCGCACAGAGTCGTCGTCGAGTTCGTGTTCCGGTTCATTGGTCACCTTTGGTGATTTGTCGCTGTCGCGGCTCCTCATCAAATCGCGCACGCTGCTTTGCTTGTTCAGCTCAACCTTCTCGCCGTCATCGATGCTGATCTCTGAAGAGTCCTTGAGGGCAAAGCCTGGCTTGTGAGGCTTGGTGTCCACCAGGCCGAGCTTTTCAGGATTCAGCAGAAGTCTGCCGTCGATTTCCTCACCCAGGTTGACGTCGACGTGCTGGCTCTGATTGAGGCCGACATTGTTCCCCTGGTCCTGCAGGCGCGCGTTCTGCACGTTCTGTTTGGCCTGGTCCCAGCGCGCACCTCGTTCTTCGTCCAGCGTGAGATTGATGTTGCCTTCGATGATGCGATTGCGCTCATCCATCTCCTGAAGCGCCTCAAGACGCTTGCCGTTGAAGGCTCGCTTCGCGCCCTCCACACCACCGTGCCAGATGGCCTTGAAACGGTCCCACAGGTTGGGATGTTCCAACCGCTCCAACCGGCGATTCATCTGGGCCACGCGCGCATTCAGTCGCTCAAAGTCCTGCTGCTGGGGTTCAGTTTCACGAGGCCGGAGTTCATTGCGACGCTCCGTTTCCAGACGGGTGAGTTCCGCCTGTTCCGGGTTGCGAGTGGACTTGCCGGTGGAATTCGTAGCCTGCCGCACACCTTCCGGATCGAGACGATCTCTGGCCTCACCTTCCTCGATGGCGATTTCTGTCTTGCGCTGTTCGCAATAGATCGAACCCAGGTAAGAGGTCTTGTTGCTCCGCCCCACTGCCTGAGGCCCCATCACGGTATCGAGTGACCGCTCCGTTTCCTCCCGGTTCGCATTCTCCCTCGCAAACGAGGCCTTCTGGTGTTCGATGGCTTCATTGTAAGTCTGCTGGTTGAACTCAGCCACCACATGACCCGTGCCACGAAGAACGCGCACATGCTCCTTCATCTCCTTGAGACGAGTCACGGCACCCTCGATCTCCTCAGGGGTGAGTTTGCCGCGATTCTCCTCGCCCGGATACTTCAGTGCGCGAAGCGTCTGGCGCAGGCGCTCGGGGCTGAGGTTTTCGATTTTCCTGGCCGTGTCTTCGTGCATGAAGAGCGGCTTGTTCACCACAGGTTTGCCCAAGGCATCACCAAGGTTGCCCAGCACGTCCTCCCGCGAGCGTGACGGAAAGCTCAGGTCGTTGTCGATGCCCTTCACGGCACCAGTCTCCGGATCGATGAAGATATTTCCCGGATGGCGGTCCACCTGACCGGTGATGTAGTCGATGACCTCCAGATCATACAGCCCCTTCTGAATTTCGGGGCGCGAGTAATCAACATCAAGCTGGTATTCGCGGCGCTCAGGAAGCTTCCCAATCACGCCAAATCCGTCCACACGCACACTGATGCCGATGGGGCGACCATGTTCGTCCACCCCGTACTTCTCTTCCGAGATGA
Protein-coding regions in this window:
- a CDS encoding heme-dependent oxidative N-demethylase subunit alpha family protein; the encoded protein is MPDWTRSFPDADHRWVMALRPVDDARDFFAAQDATGAMLGERARWLAEEEQKYAALLPEAEAAAVETWEMARAWGHVCDDDDGDGHVPSPMQAMLRLGHAWEPDLVWMHPDETGTHRLAGGVVCFPSSWALREKLGRMMAEVHGPVPALNGELGRQIDTFLQRMAPGAVWRRENWSLSRDGELNHHPSHQRLKLDAGITVHDVWLRLEHQLLMKLPNSGSVLFGIRIEVVPLGELMRDEEAAARLARLVATMSEEAAAYKGLATARGALLGMLRGES
- a CDS encoding translation initiation factor, translated to MKRQASSKTAAVQPEPNAFSGLNLPNLPAGTGAKPVDPEAPQSRWKMGRVVLQRETAHRGGKTVIVIKDFASHLPLSVIETIAKRVRSACGCGGTVRDRRVEIQGDQVARIREVLEAEGFEVGGVKA